The following coding sequences lie in one Oncorhynchus kisutch isolate 150728-3 linkage group LG3, Okis_V2, whole genome shotgun sequence genomic window:
- the syt9a gene encoding synaptotagmin-9: MPGDREDEICQKALELLSDLCSKGEVQNENCLDFIYHFRDLARPRYTDSDVSVSLLSLVVTACGLALFGVSIFVSWKLCWIPWRERGLSPSIKEPTHGHHDSPMAPLQPYVPAREPVYTAVDPPVPALDRRESHRCSIVPVASGTVTGPVTPVSPPPIAAIIPIPEAAMKISHTSPDIPLETQSKGRENGVHTNPRTQRQTTEPSPSVRSMSIHTEIGSDSIRRLSVNRSNPDFNVAQFQRQDSLTGMGLGLGRLKPELYKQRSLEGDEGGRRGGGCGRLHFILKFDCDLEQLIVKIHKAQDLPAKDLLGTSDPYVKIYLLPDRQTKHQTKVHRKTLNPVFDEVFLFPVEYAELPTRKLHFSVYDFDRFSRHDIIGQVVVDNFLDLVDFPAETKLCRDIQYVSTDNVDLGDLMFSLCYLPTAGRLTITMIKARNLKAMDITGASDPYVKVSLMCDGRRLKKRKTSTKRNTLNPVYNEAIVFDVPPENIDQIGLMIAVMDYDRVGHNEVIGVCKVGNDAEHLGRDHWSEMLSYPRKPIAHWHPLIEYQGTTGGSQAGSCNSLKTPPSP; this comes from the exons ATGTGTCGGTGAGCCTGCTGTCCCTGGTGGTGACAGCCTGTGGCCTGGCCCTGTTCGGGGTCTCAATCTTCGTGTCCTGGAAGCTCTGCTGGATCCCATGGAGGGAGCGTGGCCTCTCCCCCAGCATCAAGGAGCCCACCCATGGGCACCACGATTCCCCCATGGCACCTTTGCAACCCTACGTCCCAGCCAGGGAGCCAGTCTACACGGCCGTCGACCCCCCCGTCCCCGCCCTCGACCGCCGTGAGTCACATCGCTGCTCCATTGTCCCTGTGGCATCTGGGACAGTGACGGGGCCGGTGACCCCCGTATCACCGCCCCCCATAGCGGCGATCATTCCCATCCCAGAGGCAGCCATGAAGATTAGCCACACATCTCCAGACATCCCCCTGGAAACCCAGAGTAAAGGCCGCGAGAACGGGGTCCACACCAACCCTCGTACGCAGAGGCAGACCACTGAGCCCTCACCCTCCGTCCGGTCAATGTCTATACACACAGAGATTGG GTCTGACTCTATCCGTAGATTATCCGTAAACAGGTCCAACCCGGACTTTAACGTGGCCCAGTTCCAGAGACAGGACTCTCTGACTGGGATGGGCCTGGGTCTGGGCCGTCTCAAACCAGAGCTTTACAAGCAGCGCTCCCTGGAAGGAGATGAGGGGGGCCGGCGGGGCGGAGGCTGTGGACGCCTACACTTCATTCTTAAGTTTGACTGTGACCTGGAGCAACTAATCGTCAAGATCCACAAGGCGCAGGATCTCCCCGCCAAGGACTTATTGGGCACCTCGGACCCCTACGTCAAGATCTACCTACTACCGGACCGTCAGACCAAGCATCAGACCAAGGTTCACCGCAAGACGCTCAACCCCGTGTTCGATGAAGTATTCCTGTTCCCCGTGGAGTACGCTGAGCTGCCGACGCGCAAGCTGCACTTCAGTGTCTACGACTTTGATCGCTTCTCGCGCCACGATATCATCGGCCAGGTGGTGGTGGACAACTTCCTGGATCTGGTGGACTTCCCTGCAGAGACAAAGCTTTGCCGAGACATCCAGTACGTCTCCACG GATAATGTGGATCTGGGAGACCTGATGTTCTCTCTGTGCTACCTGCCCACCGCCGGCAGACTGACCATCACCATGATCAAGGCCAGGAACCTTAAGGCCATGGACATCACTGGGGCATCAG acccgTATGTAAAGGTCTCTCTAATGTGTGACGGTCGGAGATTAAAGAAGAGGAAGACCTCCACTAAGAGGAACACTCTGAACCCTGTCTACAATGAAGCCATAGTCTTTGATGTCCCCCCAGAGAACATTGACCAGATCGGCCTTATGATCGCCGTCATGGACTATGACCG TGTAGGCCATAATGAGGTCATCGGGGTGTGTAAAGTGGGCAACGATGCAGAGCACCTGGGCCGAGACCACTGGAGCGAAATGCTGTCGTACCCACGAAAGCCCATCGCCCACTGGCACCCGCTCATAGAG tacCAAGGCACCACAGGCGGGAGCCAGGCAGGGTCCTGTAATTCCCTGAAGACTCCTCCGTCTCCGTAA